TTTCTCTAAAGGATCTGTTGTAAATTTACCAAGTACCACATCTAGTATCGAAATCCAGAGTTAAGAAGGTACTTAGCAAGAGCAATCATACCTGAACATGTATGCCAAAGTGTTGTCTCTGTATCAACTGTGAGCTGactttattttgttgattgaaAAGATGGAATTATACTCTGCACTTCAgacaaagttttatttgtttgagaTGGACCAGGTTTTGTaggaaaaagactttttttcacACAAGTAAACAGTGAAGGTGGGTCACGAGGTCTCATTTTACCATgcttaattattgttatataattggGTGGAAAATGACGCTCACAAACAACAGTATTGTCACTATCAAGTATATTATCCCGTGGTATTATAGAAATCCATTGAGTACGTTCTTCTTTATTAGTTGGTAACCGAAACACctttactttattttctttattatagttGCCATTGCAACTCATCACACAACATTTCTTTGgcattcttaaaattttataccaaCTATAAAAACAATCGATACGTTTCTATCTTATACAATATAGCGTAAGTGCAACGATTtcctttgaaaaaaactttttatcaatctAATTCTTCAAGTGAACTTTTTAACTTCTCGCTTTTTTAACATTGATTAAAACTGGCCCCCAGTTAATCGCACATTTTGCACGTTTACACGGCCTATTAGTATAAAGATAGCCGTGGTTGTACCGCATTTTaccgaaattttttttaccgCCGGTGCGGCAACGCCGATGCTTATCTTCAACTAATGTTATTAGATTGTTCATAATTTACAAATGAGATCTTTTAATGTGTTgttaaaaaccatattaaactcatttaaagacTTTATGGTAACCAATAATATAATGATGTCTATTTGCGTAAATTTTTAgatgtaatattattataattatgaaaaaccGATGATTTtggttaatatatatacttttggtaaataaaacatttttaagtgcCAAACTTAAGTATGCTCTTGTTTATATCACATTAGAATGTTTAGTAAAATGTTGAAACAATCCCCTTATTCGGTTTGcgtgtaaactttatataattattagctttgagttttgatttttataaatctgtAATTTTATTGCCTGTTGACTTAAATTTAgcgtaaaaaaattaaaaaattaaagttacttaTTTGTTACCCTCACATTTGGGTAGGGATGGGAAAtgtttttggatatttttttttccaggctTCCATCACCGGATGCGTAGATTAAGACTATTTCTTAATAAATCATTGCTTAGCTACAGCTACAGCTCGGGTTATACGTATATTTCACAACGgcatagaaaaatatttttggtcaGTAGACATACGTGGGCAAGTTGCCAAATTTCTGTTTCTCTGGAAcaagaaattttcttaaaaacaaaaagtctttaaatatatcatacGACTCCTAAACCTTGCGGATCTAGATTCAGTTGCTTGTGGGACCGTAATTTTGCTTATACTGGCCTTGCGTTATATGGGCCACTAATACTACACGCAGATAAAGATATTTACGTGAAAAGTTCTATATTTTCATGCCCATATAAAAGTACCGCAGTTGTTTAAACCAAGACTTATAGAGTCATATCATTTTCTTGAGCAGGTGGACTTTTATCGAATCAAAGTGGAAAAAATCTTCACAAAAATGAAGCGTACTCTTAAAAAGTTTGGGGCTCATTAATCTTCAGGGCTGGTGTTATAGCCCCCATAATTCAAGACAGGTTTAAACTTTCTCtccttagtttttaaataataaatacatttacgcaaaaaacttgtaaaaaagaaCTAACAATTATGCCAATTATTTTCCTTTCAAATAAACTACCCTTTCTGAGTCTCCCATGGGTATATGCGCCTTCTGCTGACTGCCTTCCCTGTAAACACACAAACGTCTATTAAACGTCAAAACAACGTTTCGACAAAACGTTTAGATATGGAATGAAATTCAGATTAACGTTTAGAACAATATACTTTGTTTTGATTATTGTGTACAAACGTTTTgaacaatatatgtatatatatatatatatatatatatatatatatatatatatatatatatatatatatatatatatatatatatatatatatatatatatatatctatatatatatatatatatatatatatatatatatatatatatatatatatatatatatatatatatatatatatatatatataatatatatatatatatatatatatatatatatatatatatatatattattataattgttattattatattacctttatttttattaatatcattatattttttataataccattatttttatttatatcattatttttattaataccatcatttttatggttattaataccatttttattattataactattattaatgttattattattgtttacgTTATGATTTTTagagttgttattattttattcttatgttattattcattattattaggTGATTACGCATCATTAGTAATTATGCTATATGTAAACATCCTTGAATtgtatattgattgattgattgactTTTTGTTGTAACAACACTACtatgttttccaaaaaaaaattcagttcgttattttttcaatattatctACTCAAACCTTTGAActatataaattcaaatttttttgagttttaattacagaaaaatatttagtatagttaaaaaattaaaattttttaccatgtttcatttttatttaaaaagcaattaaagcCACTGCAGTTTTAGGACTTTAACCTActtaatttcaatgaaaatcaCTTGGTAATTTGAGTATGCTcgtattacacaaaaatggcatctttaaataaagtcaaaactaaatgtttatatgcattttttttcaaacaaaaataaattggatTTTAAGCTaacacatttttctttatgaaaaaattaatttcattattttagcaccaaaGTTCGCGCCACGGATTTATCCATGCGTggtgatattattttaacagcacaaaaagtttaaaagcgtTTTCGTTAGAATATAGCCGTTAACTaccaggggcggatctaggggACGTCTGGTACGTCTGTGGACGTACCcaaaaatatcagaaatataATTTTGGTCTGAGAAAAATAAGGGTAATGCTCAAATAATAagttactaataaaatatactgcatttcaaattatatatttttttatattataaataatattgcagTTTTGTTGAATCGGGTTAAAATTATAGTCAGTTATATTTATAGCGTAACGGGTTCTTGTTTAAAGCGAGTTGTTTAAGCgagatttaaagtttacataaaaacataGTCTATAGAAATATACCCTGGTCTGGAAgctattgttttaatttttttcggtCACGTGATCAATGTAGTTGCAAAACAAATCAGCCGTcgaaatgaattttaaaagatatatcaaagaattttcaattataatttatttaaacagtcCTTTTTAGAACTacatataactaatatattttaagcaATTCCAGTTAGTGAATGTTATAAGACATATCAAGGAATTTtcacttaaaatttaattaaacagtCCTTTTTAGAACTACATTTGAACTTAAGTAATCGTACTTGTAAAAATCATTATAGTTAAAATGTATATCATTTTAGaaatggagtgcaaagtcctatggcttaccttctcgttggtgcacttcgttaaataATTTAGACTAGTCTTACGTCTAATTTATAAACCAAGTAGCCAAGGCAGCTTTTGTATTCATTTTGGTATTAAATAGATCCATGAAACAACATGCAACTAGTTAGTAcaactacatatatatatatatatatatatatatatatatatatatatatatatatatatatatatatatatatatataaattagttatgtcagtgtattctacaaataaagtgttcaatgttcttaaagaacagagcaataataaattagtaaaaacacttatgtAACTTTTATCTTCTACAGCatgtttcaccatcagtaggCGAAACATGCTGTAGAAGATAAaagttagataagtgtttttactaatttatatgtatatatatatatatatatatgtatatatatgtatatataattatttttaactcaaTGGTACAAATGACTACTTGTCATTTACACcattaagttaaaattactcatataaaaaaacttacctGTACTGTTGTCTCTTTTTAGAGACTAGAAGAAAAACATTACGACTTAATGTTGTTCCTACCTTAAATTTACCTGTTAAATCACATCCAACTACTAAACCAACTGAAAGAAGGCACTTAAATATAGTTAAAGATATagcaacaataaataaaaatgccaACAAGTCTGTATACAATActtttgaagaatttaaaatgcgtatttaaaagttaaagttgaATGAATGGGAAATTAGTATTTTCGATGAAACAATTCTGTTTAAGCACATAGAAAATCCGTTTTTATCATCAAAGTTTGAAGTGTTTGTTGACGCAAGTTTAGATTATTCATGCATTGTTTTTGGTTGGTCTTTACCAATCTGCACTGAACTATATAAATTACATTCAAGAtctctaaaaaatataacaatttcttTGCTTCTGCAAGAACTTTTGTCTTATTTCTAGTGTATTTTGTTGAGAGTAACTTAAGGCGTTGgccatttaaatatttgttttgcaaCTACATTGATCAcgtgacttttttgaaaaactcggaaaacaaaagaataaaacaataGCTTCCAGACCAGGGTATATTTCTATGGactatgataaaaatagttatgaaCCGGAagtcaaaacaatttttgataaataatatttgttgaaaaacgTTAATTGCCGCTCCCAATTTTATTTcacaataaaatgaaaattgttgttaattttggatttaatttgttaaaaaaattattaatagaactctttacttaaaataaattttggacGTCCCTTTCGACATACACcctaagttaaatatttattaaaatcttttgttatacGGTTATCAGGaggtgaaaaaaattataataacaaatacaCAATACAATACACCTATGGACGTCCCCaattttatatgattatgtagtgtatctttttttaaactttagtctttgcacttttttttttatgtatatgatttatttgataaaaaaaattgtcgaaCGTCCCCTTTGACACACGCcctgaaatatataaaatttacaaaattaataaatggaatcataaacttataaaattaccaaatattcaaaatgtCGCTCAAAATTGAAATCACGAAGCTTAATAACGAAGTCAAAATAGCTATGCTgcaaaatgacaaaataaaattaatctcctggaaaaaaaagttggaaaCAAATGTCAGTTATTTTAAAGATGCCAATATTGTTGATTCTTTTAAAGATGAGACACTTAAAAGTTATGAAATCTTTATTCCAAagattttcaaagaaaaacataatggcaattttcttgttttaaggtactgatatttttattatattgttttgttattgatacaatgtattgatttttttaagtaataaatataaaacaaataaatataaaacttaaaaatgcacataataaatttaatgaaaattatttaattcttat
This portion of the Hydra vulgaris chromosome 13, alternate assembly HydraT2T_AEP genome encodes:
- the LOC136089874 gene encoding THAP domain-containing protein 2-like yields the protein MPKKCCVMSCNGNYNKENKVKVFRLPTNKEERTQWISIIPRDNILDSDNTVVCERHFPPNYITIIKHGKMRPRDPPSLFTCVKKSLFPTKPGPSQTNKTLSEVQSIIPSFQSTK